The genomic stretch TTTTTTACACTTTCTTCTACAAAAAGACTGCTAATTCTTTACCTTTTGTATCTGAGCAGGGTTTGGAGGTGGCCTGCCGCGTTGCGCGAAGGTCACGGACATCTTCGAAGCGACAACTCGTCACGACGTGAAGCAGATCTCACCGGGAAGGATCAGATCGTTCTCCGAAAGGCGTTAGTCCTTTGTCACGAACCACGCTATCGTAGGGAGTTACCTGGAAATACCTTAAAGCGTGGTGCGTCCATCTCGTTGTATTTTCAGTGCGCGTTTCCGCGGTGCTTCGAGGCGCGAGATTATTCGCGCGGGACCGCCGGGAACGTCGCGgggatcttttttttttcgcgcccgATCTTTGCGTTAtgacacacgcgcgcgtgtatatatgtatatatgtatatctaacCACAAACCAGTCGTGCGTGTAGCGTATTTTTGCAGGAGCGTAGCTGACGCGTGTGGCGATTATCGTCAATTACCTCGCAAAGTGCATCCAGTTTCCGAGTTGAGTGACACGAGAGATCGGACAGCTTCTGAAACAGGCTTGGGGTAGCAGCGTTACGCAGCGGCATACCCGCAAACTAGCCGGACCGGATGTTACGAACCGCGAATATGAATAGAGGCGGAAAGTCTTCGTAGGTtgattttatgttaaattagAAACTGGATACACGATAAACTGCATAATTGCACAAAAGCTCTTTGcgagcaattttcttttcaccaatttaaatttacgaaaattacGATTGATAGCGTCATAAAGAAATTAGATCCTCGAAACGATGTAATATGCCAAATGCATACGCATTATTGACTGCAAGAAAAAGCGTGCAAGATTAGTTCTCACGTCTTtaaatgtcaattaaaaaagaacaaataccTTGCGAGTATATTGTTATACCAACGTCGTGCGCGACTACCGCAACGCAGTACGGGCCGTCGCTGCGGTGTGTCGCTCTCTGCGTCAATGCGCACCCGCACGTCATCGCGcgatcgtcgtcgccgtcagTCGCCGTTCGTTCCTCTTGTGTGTGATCGCTTTGCACGTCGGTCCAcgttgacgcggaggtaaacCACTGCATGGAAAACTCGACTGGGTGAGGAGCCGACTGTGACTTTCGTAAGGGCACACTCGACTCGCCGCCAACCTTGCTCCTCTTCTCCCCGACGGGTCGCGACGCCGTTCACACCGTGCTAGGATGCGTGCATGCACTCATGCATACGTGCGTgagtgcgtgcgcgcgcgagagagagagaaagagagagatcgcACCACTCTTCTGCGTATCTCCGCGTTACCTTATCCGGTAGCCAGGTGATACGCGCGATCCTCGCGAAGAAATCCGCGCTCATGCGCGGGCATGCTGCATGACGCTTGGCTGCGTGCATAGCCGTTTGTCGCGTATGCATGCGTgggtgtgtgtgtgcgcgtcGGACGCGACTGAATTCGCGATCCAGTTAATGGGTCACTTAAATAATGCGAATCGAGCACCCTTCGAACGTGATTCATTCAGGCGGAAATTCAAAATACAGCCAGGTGTCCAGTTGGAGAAACGTGCGGAACCGACCGCTTTTCGTGACCCAAGTTAAACGCtcgcttgtttttttttaaagagtgCCGTTCTGCGTGTGCGCCCGCGATTTATTGCCGAGCGACACGGCGTATATTTTGGTAtaactttcaaattttttGCACATTTCTCCTCAAATGTAAacaatcattattatattgtatttagAAGTCACATTCtctttacataatttatacgtTTACAAAAGTAATGTTTATGTCCTTCACTTACACCTATGTCTTGTGATgtaatttaagttttaaattttttctaacatAAATAAACtcataaaaaatgttaataatactttaattaataattacacttGAAAAATTcatagtttattatttaatttttttttatgtatttgttTCAGGCATATTTTTGTTAGGAAATGGAAACAGAAAGCAATAGCAACGATCCCCCCGAATTACGTTTATTACGATTTCTGCACATCGGCAAAAGTTATCCCAACTATCAGCCTGGATACTGGTTTGCACATCATTACTTTATAGTCAGGAATGTTCTAGCTATAGAAGAACTTGCTGAAAATGAAGAGAAACAGTTGGTACCCCTTCAACTCAtcataaaagtaaatatacTGGTATATAAgctgaattaaattatttataataattatatcttttcaATGTTAAACTATTTGTAGGCATTTGAGAGTAATTTGGTTACACACCCAGAAGCTTTGGTGTTTGCTCTCGCTGTTTGCTGCAGGCAAACCAAAAGCGAGAAATTGCGTCATGCAGCATATGAAAGTGTGCAAAAGATCTGTGCATCTACCCcacattttattctttttgttaaatttgtcTCTAAATTGTGCAGAGAAAAAGAGTTGAATTATGGCACACAAGGATGGGGCCATGGTTTAAGGAAAGCTATTAATAATTGGTATCTATCTAAAAAACCATTGGATTTTATCGAGTGTGTCACAAAATATAGAAGCAGGTATGGCTGGAAACACAAAGACATTGTCAAAATGGGTCATCCGCTGGGCAATTCTCCAGGTGAGCCATCATTTCTGAGAAAAACAAGTCCGTCTTATCCacatcgtattttttttaacgataattttctaattaatttcgttttttgtgcttatttttttacatttatttaatattgttataatttcgtaataaaaaaacgtagCATTATTTACAGAGATATAATggatttgtattatattataaatatttgttataattaatgataaaaatgactcaggcaatttattctttatcagAAAGTAAACTtatactaaaatatataatacatggCTTGAATAAGACCAAAACTGATGTGACTATTGACGAGCTGGAAGAAACTCCTGacatcaataaaatattgaaatatatggAAGAGGTTGAATTGTTTAAACATTGTGAAGATGAGGTTCAAGCTGCCGCTTTGCTGGAAACTTCTGGCTTTTCTTTAGATCATGTACCTGGACATTTACTAAAATCCAAGGAGGTATAAAAATTCCCAAACTACTTTTTATTATGCTGTTAATTTTCAGTAAagattaataaagttatatgtaaaatagaaATCACACAATTCGTTTAACGAACATTAAAATTgcttgttaaaatatataattctaagctttgttttaattgcgaaaaatcagattaaaattgttaaatatacaaaaaaaattatcttatttaaaaatagaattgttaaaagttatttgataattttaaattacgatataaacaaagaaatttttatttataaatataaaaaaatgtataaagagTTGACTTCAGCAAACTGACATAACATTTTGTACATAGGTTTGGCATTCATTGTTAATATCAATGGATGTGGGTGTTCTTCTAAACAACCTGCTAAGAATTCAAAATCTTGGATTTCTCCTTCCCAACGATCCAATAGTTGACAAAGTAATAGAACGACTTACTGATTCACATAATATTGAAGCTAGTAAAGTTCATCCAGCATTAGTTTTTATTACCCTCAAAAACTATCAATGTTCGGAAAAGTAAGTACGCaataatattctatttaaattatttaagattatcGTATTGATCATTATGCATTTTTAAGATGTCTAACCTATGAAAAACGAAAAGTTCGAGAGTTAGCAAGGAAATCTCTGACACCGAAGTTTCAGCCAAATGTCAAAATAATAGAAGCTCTAAACAAGGCATTCCTTCTCtcatttaaagtaatttttttaaatattatatatacgtatatataatatatatataattattttataaattattaagccATTTAgtaatcataaattttatttttattacgataaactcaatattttataaaatttataatataaaaattaatgaaactaaAAAACGTGTTGTTTTCAAcagataatattatttagtttatttgtcttattattgcaattatttatagaatataCGGTCTACAAAATTGCGCTACTTAGTGACAATCAGCACGAACAAACCGATGGATGCACGCACCTGGCAGACTGGTAGTATGAGCGGTATGGAATCGGCTGCTTTGATCACGATGTTACTTTTACGGTCTGAAGAGGACATTACCATAGCGACATTCAAGAACAGCGGAATTTATGTAGTGAATATTCACAAAACAGCCTCTTTCGACGAtgttttaaaaacattaaggGGGATGCCTACGGGATGTACCAATACAAGTAGGCCGATCTTGTGGGCCAAAAAACAATCTGGCCCGTACGATGTCTTTATCAACATTATGGATCAAATATTTATGAAGCTTGATGAATCCCAAGAAAGTCTAATAGCGTACAAAGAGTTCATGAACCTTCCGAATACAAAGTAAgtacttaatttaaatttcttaaattgaaaaaacaggaattagtaaaaaaaaatcgttttttaattttacactcttcaaatatataaaaaaaaaaaactgtggTCTTTTTGCAGACTGATTACTTGTGCTTTATGCTCTTCCTCACCATATCTTAAAAACTACAACCGACATGTCCTGACGATCAACGGTTTTGATGCTACCGTACCTAATGTTATCCAGGCATTCGCTATgggtttattttaaatacaagaACGAGTTAAATCTTTGTTAGTAAGTAGTGTCAATTTAAGGATAATTATGATGTATTGATTAGTAAGTCACTTTAACATTTTTCGTACtgtatttttacagaaaaCTCTTCAAATCATGTTTTTTCAAGAAGTCAAGgtcagtaaaatattttattaaagttttaaaataattttaaaagagatttttttttttatttgatatatatatgtacgtatatacatatacatatttatcgtTGTACATTGAAAGACAGATATAAcgtttgctgcgacgagcgaCTTTCAGTGTACACATTTCGCAAAGTCGTTCTTATAAACCAACATTTCAAACTTTTGTACTTGCGCGGTctgcatattaattttcgttttcttccaAAAAAGTATACAACTTTTATGCGCACGTagtcgcattttttttaaagtttattgcGGCTTGTGCGAAGAAAGCCTAGTTAAGAAAACTCTATCATTAAcatttatcataattaatttctctgtctctttctagTTTTCAGAGACCGAggattatttaaatcttaagTTTCTAACTTAAAtcttacttaatttttataacatttatgGGAACGACTTGCGAGTGTTATTTAGTTTTCAAAGTAGTTTTTGCGACTGCGAGACTATTGAAAACCCGAAGTTTCATATGCAACTGTGAACAATCTTGTTTCGAAAGCTAGAAAAAAGAAGTACAATTCAATAGCCCTATGTTTCATTAGTGCATTACGCagcgaagaaaataaaaaagtttaggATAAGACTGCATAGCGGATACGGGAATGCGTATCTCGAGTAACATACGGTGCATTTTTTGactaatgataaaaaaaaaaagaaatcttaatctaatattattaattgcttgCTTGTTTCTGGTTGGCGGTGATGCTTCGTAATAATGCGTATAGATAACGTGAccttattaaagaaaaaaaagtgacacGCTTCTGAGACCGGTGCGCTTCTGGACGGTTAAATGATAAtctaaaataagtaaaaaagaaaaagacaaaaaaagaaagaagaaagcgGATGACGTAGAAGATGGTGAACATAggaacgttgaaaattttcCCACTGTGATATGCATTTAGCCCCAAAGAGTTATAGACTTACATTAGTATAATTTTACTGTTACTATCTCATATTTGCCATATCCAAAGTGAACGTGAGACAAATACTAAATACACTACTGAATAATACTGTGATACGAGATACATTGTTGTTGTTCAAACTAGGGAAATGATATTTAAGTGACGCGGCCAGAAGCGCACCGCGTTTAATATTTGTTGAGTCTCTGCGCGAATTAGCGCACgaatttttttgttgaaaattttgtatcatatctcgagaagaaaaaaaaaagaaaaaagaaagggccTTCGATTCGCGGATTACGTCGTCGTCGGGTTTTTCCCTCGTTTCTCGCGTGAGACCACGGAAGCACGTACCTCTTTCACACACATCGCTAAAAAGTACAGCGTGGATAAAACTCTCAGGTCTTCGAAACAAATTTGAACTAAGTGCTTAACTATTCACCTGTTCTTTGCAGCTGTCCCCGGTAATCTGCGAATCGGGGGCCACTAACGTAAATTCTATTTCAATAGACAGTGTTCCGAAAAGGATATATAAGTAGATTATTCTTTAAGCAATATGCATTTTGCTCCTGATGAAATCAAACTAATTCAAGTCAGACTTTCGACGAGTTaagcgtggaaaaaaaaatttagcttTACCATTAAGTCTCCGAGAGATTGTctaatatgtattaaataattcaaattcttaaaaaataaaattagcaaAAATATGGctggcaattaaaattaaattttttcaaaaagtgAAAAACCAGAGAAGTGAGTCTATGTTTGTCAGACAACATATGCGTTTCGAGATTGTATTCAAGATTGTATATAGCAATTAGAGCGCATACTAATTTTCCATGTGGAAATTTCAAGTAGAACTGCGTTTGTAACTTGGCGAAAGACCCGTATTCGTACACATAGGTTTATTTTtaagagatatattttaaagaaaaattcaccTGCGAATGTTTGTTAATCTCGTTTGCGCAGCGTCCCGCAGAGAGTTCTATATAAACGATTAATTTATCAGGAGTGAAGTCTAATCTACTCTGGACTGTATTCCTACTCGAACTTCGTGTTTTCGCGAGCATTCACGCGcttagagaaattatttccacACACCTGCTGCACACATCTCGTGTCTAAAACGTTCAGTGTTAGGAAGAGGTTGATCTCTAGCGCATTTTTttacgggagaaaaaaaaatttttcggcACGAAggcaaaaatttctttcagaAACGAAATGTCTAGTTACTAAACAAGAATTTTAAGAGTATATACGCTACGATCATATATATAGTAGCTCAATGTATTCATTAGCATTAGCAAGTAGGCATTACAAGTATTTGTATATGTATGGGAGCGATATTGCGATCGGAGAGGATTCCCCGCACTTCGTCTAAGCTCTTTTTTACAGACGTTTACAAGAGTCGAccaaattaattctaaaaaaaaatctcaatcCCCGATAATAATCTCTATCGTAGTTACGAGCCCCGATCTCCATTTCAATCGCAATTAGCGCCGCGcggaaattatattatttataatatattaaatttagctGTAACGTTGAATAGTCGAGGGCCACGAGACTCGAAAAGCAAATCTAAATCCGGAATCCTTTCCGCTCGTGGTGCACGCAGATATATGTATTCATTAATACTATTATTGTAAGAATATATACGTCCGAGATATGATATAGACTGGCGCACTGGAGAGAacagaagagagagaaaaatagaaaatggaaaaaagtaaaaaaaaaaaaaaaaaaaaaaaaaatagagaagaagggagggaaggagaaagggagagaaagcaGTACAGCCAGAATCTGAAGAGAATCACTTCTCCACGCTGTTATTTCACAGTTCGTTGATTTCAGGATGTGCTGCATAAttgaacaagaaaaaaaaaggaaacaataTGTTGAATGTGTTCatgctagaaaaaaaaaagatgaaaatatttaccgcgtaaggagagaaaaggggagagagagagagaatggaaaatagaaaattccGCATTAtgtagttattaaaaaaaaaaaaaaagaaaaaaagaaaaaaaaaagagatgagGGAGATGGATATGGGAAATGAGGGACGTAGCGGAGGAGCCGAGGGACATCCAAGCCGCGTCCCAATCGCGCTACATCCTTTTACCTCGCGATACCGAGAGCGGGGACAAATCAGCTTCCTTGCCGAAGACGATTCTCCGAGGTTCCGGACCGACCATTGATTTCGACCAGGAAGCATGAACGATATTAAACCCGATACTCATATTTTACGCGCCGCTGGACACGCATCATCGACCGTCTCGGAGCAAGTGTCGGTCGATCGCAAATCTGTATAGGACTAAGGATTAGCAGAGATATTATTGTATTTCTGATTAGCGGCATTTTAATGTGTTTTAGTTAAAAGagtaatgaaagaaaaaaaaaaatgaaagaaagcaAAGTGTCGCTCGCGCAACAATTGTTTAACTTGATTCCGCACGTTTTCAGCGACCGAAGATCTCTCCCTTTTCCGGGAGAGACGTTCTGCTGCTCATAcactgtaaaaagaaaattaatattcaatagtAATACTGCAATAGATGcgcaaaattataatgtaaaaaaactTGGTAGACTTACACATAAATTGTAAgagtttcattattaattccgTGAATATGGGATtcatgtaatattataaacgtTGTGTGTAAAATTACATGATATTTTATACTCGTGCAATAATGAATTTCTTATAACTATTATTTGTGTGTATTTACTGAGTTTTTAAGTTAGATCTTACATCTATTGcagtagaaaatttttttttttttttaattgttgagtcgctaatttatatgttataattttacagtGTACTTGCGGACGATTCGTAGGACTTccattaattcttttttagcCTTCTTTCTCATTTCTTCTCAGTCATATGCAGACTTACGCTTGACTACGTAAACATAAGTACGAAATAGCGCCATGTTCCTTAGGATATATACACGAGAACAAAACTTATAATTCCATAATTAGTACATTGTCGCTTCAACGATCTACTAAGAAACTAGACAAAAAGAAATGCTCAATGCCCGTTGTTCGAAGTTTTCGATGCAAATgccaaaaatacaaaaaaaaagaaaaaaaaagggaggagaaAAGAGTGAAATCGAAGAACGGAACGATATTCAATTCTACATGTACAAACCGCAATGAAATACCTCGTTACTTATTCTCAGTATAAAATAGCAAAAGCGAATTGTACTAACTCTGCGAGTTACGACGaaaaataagaacaaaaaaaaagagagagagaaagagaaattgtCCTTCTGGTTCGTGATTCACGCACTGAATGCCTATCTTTTGGCCTTATCTTTTTACATACGGAAATCCTGTAAAAGCGATTCACAGGCAAACAATACCGTTCACTCACTGCTACCTGTTCGATAGTATTTTACGTTTCATATGTGAATGTCTgtgctgtaaaaaaaagttatatgtaaattacTGTAACAGATGTAAGTTTGCACTGTGAAAAAATTTAGCAAACATGCACGAGCGATAGTTATAAgagtttcattattaattgtgTGAATACGGGAAGTTCATGTGATTCTTATTTTAAACGGAGATACAGAGATTTTTTTGTCGCCTAATTGTTGCTCCTATggaaatgaatataattaacgttcgaatgtatatttaaattacatttaaagaacCGTAGTTTGTtgtcgaaaattattaaatgtaaagagGTTTTCTTTAAAGTTAAAGGAAGCAGGAGTAAATGACGCGCACAAACCCACGTTCTCTGTAATACCTGTAATTTTACACCagacgttttataaaaattacggtATTTATCGCTTGTGTAAAGTTACTaagtgtatttttttttttttttttttttacagtgcAATTTTACATTCGCTGTATtgggtaatattttttacagtgtGAGAGGAGCGTTGAGATTTTCAAGAAGTTTCCTGTACAACTTTTTGGCAGGAAATGAATCGAAGATCCCAAGACCGCCTCCTTTTCAGACTCTCACACGTGCTGATCGCAGCCACCGAAATTGTACGCCGCTGCGAATTGATTTCTCAGAGTTTTTCGTTTAAAGATAGTATTATTACTACATAGATTACATTCGTAAAGCGATATATTACTCTGTAATTTACGGTACATCGGAATCCGCGGGAACTGAAGTAGAATGAATTGTCGCGTACGAGCCGCGTGGGAAAAGTTCCAAAGGCAATCATTCTTGTTTTCTGACTTTGAAAAACCACAAGAGGTTCTTACTTCGggcgttataaaaattatttatttatttatttatttaattttttaaaagcaagCTCACGTCAGTACGATGATTGCGCTGAAagtaaaatgatattttacttttacttttccaGCATAgaaatatttcgtaattatattattcgtataattattcCTTTTTATCAACTTTTCCAACGTGGCCTACGAATTTCCCCATCCTGTcgtatatgtacgtacacgcGCGGAGAACATCTTGTCGCGCaatttcgatattatttttatacctaagtaaaatttgtgaaacattgcgtaaaaaaaaaaacccagcgATTAAATTACTCTGAACAAATTGAATTCGGAGTTTTACCCGAACGAGCGAATTATGTTATTATCATCGTGTCTGTTAACGATTGTATTTCGGTACACAATAGGCAAATTAAGATATTATAGAGAATTGATTATGTCTACAAATTCCGTACTGTTTTTGTTACGATATTAACTGGAtccttaaataaattttctcaaaaCGATCTCTCGTGGTTATATCCCAGAagataattagaattttaagtCTTAATTAACTTAGATAAGCGTAACAAAGCCTGctttgcgcgcgttattttcttgaatCTGTGAAATTTACTGTCCATTAATTAATACTATCCGAGATGTAAGTAATTTACAGACGGATATGCCatcttgtttaatttaaattttttggaCAGTGAAATGGGCgtatgattaaattaccgtttttcttttattgtaattgaggattaaatatattttacattcgattattaaaataattttttaataaaagaaaaaaattaataaagaaatatcggCACCGAGGAAGGCTTCTTTGCAACTTAGTTGATCGCACGTTTTCTCGTTTGGTTTACTTGCAAATAGTAtcgaaaaagtaataacttgaaaaattaatatatataatttccgaatgtatattatatttaaattatatttaaaatgttcgATTGCCGCTTGCGTCATTCGTGACGTCCAGTGACGTCACGGAATACTGCTTACTTCTCGCGGCAGGTCGTAGAGATTACATCTGATTACATCCGTGCTAAAATGGCAGAGGCAGCGTTGACGGAGGATGAACTGATTCAGAAGcataaaaaagaacgaaaggaACTTCAAGGTATTCATAGATCGTATAATGGATCTTATCAATTTTGAATGCATCTCTTTGAGAAAAGCCGTCTTCGAGTTTGAGGTTAAATTAGTCTTTTCTCGGAGTAGGtgatttaaatctttttttggATCACAGCTCAAATACAGATCCTGAAGAAGTCGATTTGCAAAGGggacaaaaagaagaagaaggagatTTCGGAGGAGATAATCCGTTTAGAGGAGAGCATAGAGAAACGCCAAGCAGAGGAGCTCAACACGTGGAAACTGGCCAATGTTACACTGAACGATAACGAGGTAGAATACGAAGAGGTGACTGAAGAAGTTAAGGACAATTGCTCGGACCAGGCAGCGCACAGAGTTTCTAAAGCCCAGAAAAGACGGGAGAAGAAGGCGATCGCAGAAAAGGAACGCAATCAGAGAATCATTGAGCAGGAGGCGCTCAATGTCTTTGGCAAAAGAAATGTCGAGACAGAAGCcataaagaaaattctttcTGACCGTAATTTAATCATCTATGAAATTCCTAGCGATGGTCACTGGTAAAAATCATTaagtattgttaaaaaatttttatgaaaacaaaaataacacaaaattgatttttagcTTGTACAATGCAGTGGCACATCAGCTTAAAATTAATGGAGAGACGCCTCTTAGCCTGCACGACCTTAGAACCAAGACTGCTGACTATTTGAGACAAAACATGAACGATTTTTTGCCATTTCTTTCGAATCCTGAGTCTGACAATTTGTTGACACCTGAGGAATATGAAAAGTATTGCAATGACGTAGCTGAAACCAGTGCTTGGGGTGGTGCAGTTGAGGTAAATACATTTTCTGGACGTATGCACGAAAAAAATCAGTccatttcgaaattatttctttgtaattttttagatatttacgtaatatgcgatctttttcttacaaaacattttattgGTTTGCTTTCATTTATAGTTGCAGGTAATATCACGTATACTAAAATGTCCGATCGAGGTTATACAAGCTACAGGAGCGCCTTACATTATTGGAAATGAACATAGCAAAggtaaaaaagttattttgacTTATCATCGACATATGTACGAGTTAGGTGCTCATTACAATTCTGTTACAAAATCCGTTCAGGATGAAGAGagctgataaaaattttctttaaatttttttgttattttgcaAGAACAgtcttcaatttttattattaacggaAGAGTTAATCGtgattatatataattatgttcCATGCGAACATGTTCTTGCCAGTCAATAAACTAATTTATTTCGtgtgacaaatttaatataaattataattataataattataaaataattatattttaaatttaattagtatttaaattttcgaatAATATAACAGATACTTTTATTGTAAATGCATGAAAATCTTGAAGAAGCTGCCAGCAAAATATTCAATCTTCCGATAAGATTTACATTTCTAAACTTTACATTATTGTGATGGTTAttgataaaatgtttataagaaaaattcttcAAATGTGTACCGTGACCGTTAAAGAACTcagtgtaaaatataattaatttttctgtacattaaaaatctCACGCGTTGTATTAAAGGAATCCTAAAGCCGTCGGCAAACTCTCACGACGTCGATATgacataattttatctttgttaaaCACGcattaatacataataaataaaatgttgttATCGATCACATGTAATTTTAATGGTCACGCACATTTCAGGAATTCTGTTTACAgttattagttaattaaaaatgaaatacatATCAATGGGTCATCAATAAAACATATTCTATTGGTCCTAGCTTACTGACTCACATTTGATGCGCACATTTAGAGCTAAACATGACTAAAAGTTCAAAGTAAattccaataaaaaaatagtttttgtttatagatttataaagtatatatttttatcgcattttcaataaatataatcactTAAAGTTTGGTATACTGTAAAGTGTATGCTTTATCATATCAAAACTTAGGCTTTAATATATCAAAACTATTGTGCATGATCTTCCTGTAATAAATGGTCTTCAGATAGTCATATTTAGCGCTAGTCAAATGCAACGAGAATGTGAATTGTAGGGTcattagatatatttatttaaaatatatcagtacaaaaatcgatataaatatttcgataaGTTAGCCGACTTAGAATTGTGTTAGATTAACGTGGCGTTACGTTTATATCTTTCAAACggatatttgaaaatattggaCAATATAAATATGCTGCCAGCAGTAATGCAAATACTTTAACTACGAAGACTCGATGTTTTTTGGCTTACCTCAAGTCTAAATATAATGTGTACGTTACTCTCTTATTATGCGTATTATCTGTGTTCAATGTGATAACTGTCGCATTTCGCAATATCAAATGGCTATCGTATCTA from Cardiocondyla obscurior isolate alpha-2009 linkage group LG12, Cobs3.1, whole genome shotgun sequence encodes the following:
- the LOC139106897 gene encoding RNA-binding protein RO60 — protein: METESNSNDPPELRLLRFLHIGKSYPNYQPGYWFAHHYFIVRNVLAIEELAENEEKQLVPLQLIIKAFESNLVTHPEALVFALAVCCRQTKSEKLRHAAYESVQKICASTPHFILFVKFVSKLCREKELNYGTQGWGHGLRKAINNWYLSKKPLDFIECVTKYRSRYGWKHKDIVKMGHPLGNSPESKLILKYIIHGLNKTKTDVTIDELEETPDINKILKYMEEVELFKHCEDEVQAAALLETSGFSLDHVPGHLLKSKEVWHSLLISMDVGVLLNNLLRIQNLGFLLPNDPIVDKVIERLTDSHNIEASKVHPALVFITLKNYQCSEKCLTYEKRKVRELARKSLTPKFQPNVKIIEALNKAFLLSFKNIRSTKLRYLVTISTNKPMDARTWQTGSMSGMESAALITMLLLRSEEDITIATFKNSGIYVVNIHKTASFDDVLKTLRGMPTGCTNTSRPILWAKKQSGPYDVFINIMDQIFMKLDESQESLIAYKEFMNLPNTKLITCALCSSSPYLKNYNRHVLTINGFDATVPNVIQAFAMGLF
- the LOC139106903 gene encoding deubiquitinase OTUD6B; the protein is MAEAALTEDELIQKHKKERKELQAQIQILKKSICKGDKKKKKEISEEIIRLEESIEKRQAEELNTWKLANVTLNDNEVEYEEVTEEVKDNCSDQAAHRVSKAQKRREKKAIAEKERNQRIIEQEALNVFGKRNVETEAIKKILSDRNLIIYEIPSDGHCLYNAVAHQLKINGETPLSLHDLRTKTADYLRQNMNDFLPFLSNPESDNLLTPEEYEKYCNDVAETSAWGGAVELQVISRILKCPIEVIQATGAPYIIGNEHSKGKKVILTYHRHMYELGAHYNSVTKSVQDEES